TTTACGCCACCTCAAAAGCTTCTGAGCAAAATCTTGTCTGGGCAGGTATGGCAAAAGAAACGGCACATCAAATAGGAACACCGTTATCATCACTGGTGGGATGGACAGAAATTTTAAAAAGTGAAAATGTAAATCCCGAATATCTGATAGAGATCAATAAAGATATTACCAGACTAGAAACCATCACCGGCAGGTTTTCTAAGATAGGAAGCATCCCAAAACTAGAGCGTAAGAATATAATTCTAGAAACACAGGATGCCTTTGAATACCTTTCTAAACGCAGCTCTAAACTTATAGATTTTGAAATAGACGTACCTCAGGGAGAACTTTATGTAATGCTCAATAAAGAGCTTTTTGCCTGGAGTATAGAAAACCTTGTAAAAAATGCAATTGATGCCATGAAAGGCAAGGGAGCTTTAAAGTTAACTCTAAAACGAGATACGCGCTACGCTAAAATTTTAATTAAAGACACCGGTAAAGGAATTCCTAAAATGAATTTCTCTACAATTTTTGAACCCGGCTACACCACTAAGAAAAGAGGTTGGGGGCTGGGCTTATCACTTACGAAGCGTATTATAGAAGAATATCACGATGGGCAGGTGCGGGTTTTACATAGCGAAATAAATAAAGGGACAACATTTCAAATTGCCTTAAAACTGGTAGATTAATGAATAAGAATGTAAGAAATATGAGCGTTACCGTGTTGTCTGACAACTGGTACACGCTTAATAAAGTAGATTTTGAATACCTCAACAAGGATAAGGAGTGGGAGAAACAATCTCGCGAAGCCTACGACAGAGGTAATGGTGCTGTTGTATTACTCTACAATGTTCAACAAAAGACTGTAATTCTTACCCGCCAATTTAGAATGCCTACTTATTTGAATAAAAATGAAGATGGGATGATGATTGAGGCCTGTGCAGGGCTGCTAGATGAAAACGATCCTACTACAGCTATTCTAAAAGAGATTGAAGAAGAAACAGGTTACAAAGTAGATACGGCTACAAAAATCTTTGAATCTTATATGTCACCCGGCTCAGTTACCGAAATCTTACACTTTTTTATCGCAGAATATTCTAAGAAACAAAAAGTATCTGAAGGCGGCGGAGCTGCAGATGAGACAGAAAATATTGAAGTACTTGAATACCAATTTGAAGAAGCAATAAACCTTATGAAAACTGGCGCTATAAAAGATGCCAAAACAATTATGCTTCTACAATATGCTCAAATAAATCTGGTAGATCTTGCTAAATAATTTAATTTAGCGGCATCAATCAATAGATGAATTATGGCTACTACGTACGTTAAATTTGGTGAATCCAAAATACGTAACAATTGTCCTAAATGTTTTGCCCAGGACGGTCTCGTTTTCAGTTTCTCTAATAAAGTAGTGGAGAATAAATTAATGAGTAAGGCCACAAAAGAAATTAAAGGAGAACTTACATGCAGTCATTGCGAAACCGTCATCTATCCTGCACTATGGACTGATGAAATTGACCGTGTATATCTGTACAATTTAAAACGCATAGGCAATCCTGAAGTTTACACCCGTTTTAAACCTTTAGCAGTAGGTATTTTTGTAGGAATTACTATAGCTATTGCAGGTGCAGCATTTGCATTTTACAAATTACAACAACCTTAAAAAATCTACTTCGGCATTTTATTTCTTTGCTGAACTATATTAAATATACTTCATCAAGAATCTTATATCGCAGCATTGATTTGAGATGCTAGTTCTTTAAATTCAGCCTCTGTAAGAGATTGTTTTGAAATAAAACGGGCATCTTCCATAGTCGTTAAGGGTATTAAATGTACGTGCACATGGGGCACTTCAAGACCTATAACAGAAACTCCTATTCGTTTACAATCTACTACCTTTTCAAGAGCAATTGCCACTTTTCGGCTAAATGCCATAAGCGCAATATATTCGGGCTCAGAAAGATCAAATAATTTATTTACTTCTTTCTTAGGAATACATAATGTATGCCCTTTGGCATTTGGGTTTACATCTAAAATTGCAATATGATTGTCATCTTCTGCAACGATATGACCCGGGATCTCGCGATTTATTATTTTAGTGAAAATTGATGGCATAATAATTTGCTTATTTTTCTCGAAGGTAACGAGAATGTGTTTTTCTTCCTAATTTAAAATTCTTCAAGCATCACATTTAGCAAAATAACGCTGATTGCACTACTAAAATATGACCCTTTTTTAACAAAATTTAAAGCATATCCCAACAGGCTAATGTATTCTCAGTTTTTCTTGAAATCCTTGCTTTTTTATGTGCCTATTTATTAAATGATACATAAAAAGCCGATTAAAGTATTAATTGGTTTTCATTTTTTAAAAAGTAAATGATGCAAAATTCGTCGTCTGTCGATTCACAAGTGACGTCTGTCTAATTCATTATGTTTTTTTTAACCTTTTCTGCTACTTAGATGTAACTAACAATTAGATCTATTAAATAAAACATTTATGAAACAAAAGCTACTGTATTTAGTACTGCCGTTGTTTTTTCTGTGTATACAGAGTATTTGCGCACAGCAACAACAGGTGTCAGGAACAATTTTAGATTCTGAAAACGGAATGCCCATACCAGGTGTTACCATATCAGAAAAAGGGACAGGTAACGGAACCGTATCTGATTTTGATGGTAATTATACTATTGAAGTTTCTTCAGGTGCAACACTTGTATTTTCGATGATAGGCTTCACAACTCAGGAAGTTGATGTTGCAGGAAAAAATGAAATCAATGTGAATTTTGTTGTGAGCACAGAAGCT
The sequence above is a segment of the Leeuwenhoekiella sp. MAR_2009_132 genome. Coding sequences within it:
- a CDS encoding sensor histidine kinase, with translation MNFNPDQRFSRWFIIFAAVVITALILWNVSLFFDQLKQSERDRMQIWASSMEAFNTEDINQYYALSQKINSKNQYIPIIITDDQDSIVNSINIPDAVLKDAVRSQELLMEMAAENEPIRIDITGGDLQYAYYGHSPVINQLKYFPIVLVIIVILFIAVIYFFYATSKASEQNLVWAGMAKETAHQIGTPLSSLVGWTEILKSENVNPEYLIEINKDITRLETITGRFSKIGSIPKLERKNIILETQDAFEYLSKRSSKLIDFEIDVPQGELYVMLNKELFAWSIENLVKNAIDAMKGKGALKLTLKRDTRYAKILIKDTGKGIPKMNFSTIFEPGYTTKKRGWGLGLSLTKRIIEEYHDGQVRVLHSEINKGTTFQIALKLVD
- a CDS encoding NUDIX domain-containing protein; this translates as MNKNVRNMSVTVLSDNWYTLNKVDFEYLNKDKEWEKQSREAYDRGNGAVVLLYNVQQKTVILTRQFRMPTYLNKNEDGMMIEACAGLLDENDPTTAILKEIEEETGYKVDTATKIFESYMSPGSVTEILHFFIAEYSKKQKVSEGGGAADETENIEVLEYQFEEAINLMKTGAIKDAKTIMLLQYAQINLVDLAK
- a CDS encoding HIT family protein, whose product is MPSIFTKIINREIPGHIVAEDDNHIAILDVNPNAKGHTLCIPKKEVNKLFDLSEPEYIALMAFSRKVAIALEKVVDCKRIGVSVIGLEVPHVHVHLIPLTTMEDARFISKQSLTEAEFKELASQINAAI